Proteins encoded in a region of the Sander lucioperca isolate FBNREF2018 chromosome 4, SLUC_FBN_1.2, whole genome shotgun sequence genome:
- the LOC116042236 gene encoding B-cell receptor CD22-like isoform X2, translating to MSLTAAASGFVVFLLSVQVIQGQDDWGVTYTSTQICAVKGSTVNIRCSYTYPYRWKGSVTTVEKTLWFTKMNYYQPVDLTTDSEYSGRVQYSYKNKDCTLRISDLRERDSAVYKFMFTTNQEGGRYISSPGVTLSVTAGLQVISHSNWLECQSSCRLPNNPSYVWYKNGQEIQTQTSYYLNPVYYSDSYSCALQGYKDFPSPSVCVQGESCNRVTYTDRSICASEGSSVDISCTYSSYEDQVESKLWFRRERNHRGQNPSQPEDLSTDSQYTGRVHVETERGRSTLRISDLRERDSAEYHFKFITPSFEWRSSLPGTTLTVTALQVQVIRVYQSQTKAELKCHSSCSPAGRLSYVWFKNREHITWVETSTYTTWFNPTDVFSCALKGHEKFPSPSVYGPKLPSVSVSPSGEIVEGSSVTLTCSSDANPAANYTWYKENEDSPKASGQIFTITDFRAEHSGNYYCEAQNRRGRQNSTLHLIVVADTSTITLITNSIRLTLVGVGGLIPLLLFCRWMRKKKALSSTTEPDEPKETVETLVLSMRTSQRLQHRQKTQRSRKTWCEVKPEGDSHGGKEKEVFNSKCFHSQFFRSSR from the exons ATGAGTTTAACAGCAGCAGCGAGTGGATTTGTTGTCTTCCTTCTCTCTGTACAAG TGATACAGGGTCAGGATGACTGGGGGGTAACTTACACCTCTACTCAGATCTGTGCTGTTAAAGGATCAACAGTGAACATACGCTGCAGCTACACATACCCATACAGATGGAAAGGCAGTGTTACTACAGTTGAGAAAACATTATGGTTTACTAAAATGAATTATTATCAACCTGTAGATCTGACAACAGACTCAGAATATTCAGGTCGTGTGCAGTACAGTTATAAAAACAAGGACTGCACTCTGAGAATCtcagacctgagagagagagactcagctGTGTACAAGTTCATGTTCACAACAAACCAAGAAGGTGGAAGATATATCAGTTCACCTGGAGTCACTTTGTCTGTCACAGCAG GTCTCCAGGTGATATCACATTCTAACTGGCTGGAGTGTCAGAGCAGTTGTCGTCTACCTAATAATCCTTCCTATGTCTGGTACAAGAATGGACAGGAAATTCAGACACAAACATCTTATTATTTAAACCCTGTGTATTATTCAGACAGCTATTCCTGTGCTCTTCAAGGATATAAGGACTTCCCCTCTCCTTCAGTGT GTGTCCAAGGTGAATCCTGCAACAGAGTGACGTACACTGACAGAAGCATCTGTGCCTCCGAAGGCTCTTCAGTGGACATTTCTTGCACTTACAGCAGTTATGAAGATCAAGTTGAATCAAAACTCTGGTTCCGTCGTGAGCGTAATCATCGAGGACAGAATCCTTCCCAGCCTGAAGACCTTAGTACAGACTCCCAGTATACAGGTCGTGTTCAtgtagaaacagagagaggacgctccactctgagaatctctgacctgagagagagagactcagctGAGTATCACTTCAAATTCATAACACCAAGCTTTGAATGGAGGAGTAGTTTACCTGGAACAACTCTGACTGTCACAG CTCTGCAGGTGCAGGTGATCAGAGTCTATCAGTCTCAGAccaaggcagagctgaagtgtcACAGCAGCTGCAGTCCAGCTGGTCGTCTCTCCTACGTCTGGTTCAAGAACAGAGAACACATTACCTGGGTGGAGACATCTACTTATACAACCTGGTTTAATCCCACAGACGTCTTCTCCTGTGCGTTGAAAGGACATGAGAAGTTCCCCTCTCCTTCAGTGT ATGGTCCAAAgcttccctctgtgtcagtgagtccctctggtgagatagtggagggcagttcagtgactctgacctgtagcagtgatgctaaCCCAGCAGCTAACTACACCTGGTACAAGGAGAATGAAGACTCACCAAAAGCATCAGGACAGATCTTCACCATCACTGACTTCAGAGCTGAACACAGTGGGAATTATTACTGTGAAGCCCAGAACAGAAGAGGACGTCAGAACTCCACCTTACATCTGATTGTTGTAGCAG ATACATCAACAATAACACTGATAACAAACAGCATCAGGTTGACtctggtgggggtggggggactGATtcctctgcttcttttttgtcgGTGGATGAG GAAGAAGAAAGCTCTGAGCTCCACCACTGAACCAGATGAACCCAAAGAGACTGtggag ACTCTTGTCCTGAGTATGAGGACATCTCAGAGACTGCAGCACAGACAGAAGACCCAGAGGAGCAGGAAGACCTGGTGTGAAG TCAAACCAGAGGGAGACTCAcatggaggaaaagaaaaagaagtctTTAACTCCAAATGTTTTCATTCTCAGTTTTTTAGAAGCAGCAGGTAG
- the LOC116042236 gene encoding B-cell receptor CD22-like isoform X3 translates to MSLTAAASGFVVFLLSVQVIQGQDDWGVTYTSTQICAVKGSTVNIRCSYTYPYRWKGSVTTVEKTLWFTKMNYYQPVDLTTDSEYSGRVQYSYKNKDCTLRISDLRERDSAVYKFMFTTNQEGGRYISSPGVTLSVTAGLQVISHSNWLECQSSCRLPNNPSYVWYKNGQEIQTQTSYYLNPVYYSDSYSCALQGYKDFPSPSVCVQGESCNRVTYTDRSICASEGSSVDISCTYSSYEDQVESKLWFRRERNHRGQNPSQPEDLSTDSQYTGRVHVETERGRSTLRISDLRERDSAEYHFKFITPSFEWRSSLPGTTLTVTALQVQVIRVYQSQTKAELKCHSSCSPAGRLSYVWFKNREHITWVETSTYTTWFNPTDVFSCALKGHEKFPSPSVYGPKLPSVSVSPSGEIVEGSSVTLTCSSDANPAANYTWYKENEDSPKASGQIFTITDFRAEHSGNYYCEAQNRRGRQNSTLHLIVVADTSTITLITNSIRLTLVGVGGLIPLLLFCRWMRKKKALSSTTEPDEPKETVELDSCPEYEDISETAAQTEDPEEQEDLV, encoded by the exons ATGAGTTTAACAGCAGCAGCGAGTGGATTTGTTGTCTTCCTTCTCTCTGTACAAG TGATACAGGGTCAGGATGACTGGGGGGTAACTTACACCTCTACTCAGATCTGTGCTGTTAAAGGATCAACAGTGAACATACGCTGCAGCTACACATACCCATACAGATGGAAAGGCAGTGTTACTACAGTTGAGAAAACATTATGGTTTACTAAAATGAATTATTATCAACCTGTAGATCTGACAACAGACTCAGAATATTCAGGTCGTGTGCAGTACAGTTATAAAAACAAGGACTGCACTCTGAGAATCtcagacctgagagagagagactcagctGTGTACAAGTTCATGTTCACAACAAACCAAGAAGGTGGAAGATATATCAGTTCACCTGGAGTCACTTTGTCTGTCACAGCAG GTCTCCAGGTGATATCACATTCTAACTGGCTGGAGTGTCAGAGCAGTTGTCGTCTACCTAATAATCCTTCCTATGTCTGGTACAAGAATGGACAGGAAATTCAGACACAAACATCTTATTATTTAAACCCTGTGTATTATTCAGACAGCTATTCCTGTGCTCTTCAAGGATATAAGGACTTCCCCTCTCCTTCAGTGT GTGTCCAAGGTGAATCCTGCAACAGAGTGACGTACACTGACAGAAGCATCTGTGCCTCCGAAGGCTCTTCAGTGGACATTTCTTGCACTTACAGCAGTTATGAAGATCAAGTTGAATCAAAACTCTGGTTCCGTCGTGAGCGTAATCATCGAGGACAGAATCCTTCCCAGCCTGAAGACCTTAGTACAGACTCCCAGTATACAGGTCGTGTTCAtgtagaaacagagagaggacgctccactctgagaatctctgacctgagagagagagactcagctGAGTATCACTTCAAATTCATAACACCAAGCTTTGAATGGAGGAGTAGTTTACCTGGAACAACTCTGACTGTCACAG CTCTGCAGGTGCAGGTGATCAGAGTCTATCAGTCTCAGAccaaggcagagctgaagtgtcACAGCAGCTGCAGTCCAGCTGGTCGTCTCTCCTACGTCTGGTTCAAGAACAGAGAACACATTACCTGGGTGGAGACATCTACTTATACAACCTGGTTTAATCCCACAGACGTCTTCTCCTGTGCGTTGAAAGGACATGAGAAGTTCCCCTCTCCTTCAGTGT ATGGTCCAAAgcttccctctgtgtcagtgagtccctctggtgagatagtggagggcagttcagtgactctgacctgtagcagtgatgctaaCCCAGCAGCTAACTACACCTGGTACAAGGAGAATGAAGACTCACCAAAAGCATCAGGACAGATCTTCACCATCACTGACTTCAGAGCTGAACACAGTGGGAATTATTACTGTGAAGCCCAGAACAGAAGAGGACGTCAGAACTCCACCTTACATCTGATTGTTGTAGCAG ATACATCAACAATAACACTGATAACAAACAGCATCAGGTTGACtctggtgggggtggggggactGATtcctctgcttcttttttgtcgGTGGATGAG GAAGAAGAAAGCTCTGAGCTCCACCACTGAACCAGATGAACCCAAAGAGACTGtggag TTAGACTCTTGTCCTGAGTATGAGGACATCTCAGAGACTGCAGCACAGACAGAAGACCCAGAGGAGCAGGAAGACCTGGTGTGA
- the LOC116042236 gene encoding B-cell receptor CD22-like isoform X4, producing MSLTAAASGFVVFLLSVQVIQGQDDWGVTYTSTQICAVKGSTVNIRCSYTYPYRWKGSVTTVEKTLWFTKMNYYQPVDLTTDSEYSGRVQYSYKNKDCTLRISDLRERDSAVYKFMFTTNQEGGRYISSPGVTLSVTAGLQVISHSNWLECQSSCRLPNNPSYVWYKNGQEIQTQTSYYLNPVYYSDSYSCALQGYKDFPSPSVCVQGESCNRVTYTDRSICASEGSSVDISCTYSSYEDQVESKLWFRRERNHRGQNPSQPEDLSTDSQYTGRVHVETERGRSTLRISDLRERDSAEYHFKFITPSFEWRSSLPGTTLTVTALQVQVIRVYQSQTKAELKCHSSCSPAGRLSYVWFKNREHITWVETSTYTTWFNPTDVFSCALKGHEKFPSPSVYGPKLPSVSVSPSGEIVEGSSVTLTCSSDANPAANYTWYKENEDSPKASGQIFTITDFRAEHSGNYYCEAQNRRGRQNSTLHLIVVADTSTITLITNSIRLTLVGVGGLIPLLLFCRWMRKKKALSSTTEPDEPKETVEKPQTCLYRHTFSNPISCRSPF from the exons ATGAGTTTAACAGCAGCAGCGAGTGGATTTGTTGTCTTCCTTCTCTCTGTACAAG TGATACAGGGTCAGGATGACTGGGGGGTAACTTACACCTCTACTCAGATCTGTGCTGTTAAAGGATCAACAGTGAACATACGCTGCAGCTACACATACCCATACAGATGGAAAGGCAGTGTTACTACAGTTGAGAAAACATTATGGTTTACTAAAATGAATTATTATCAACCTGTAGATCTGACAACAGACTCAGAATATTCAGGTCGTGTGCAGTACAGTTATAAAAACAAGGACTGCACTCTGAGAATCtcagacctgagagagagagactcagctGTGTACAAGTTCATGTTCACAACAAACCAAGAAGGTGGAAGATATATCAGTTCACCTGGAGTCACTTTGTCTGTCACAGCAG GTCTCCAGGTGATATCACATTCTAACTGGCTGGAGTGTCAGAGCAGTTGTCGTCTACCTAATAATCCTTCCTATGTCTGGTACAAGAATGGACAGGAAATTCAGACACAAACATCTTATTATTTAAACCCTGTGTATTATTCAGACAGCTATTCCTGTGCTCTTCAAGGATATAAGGACTTCCCCTCTCCTTCAGTGT GTGTCCAAGGTGAATCCTGCAACAGAGTGACGTACACTGACAGAAGCATCTGTGCCTCCGAAGGCTCTTCAGTGGACATTTCTTGCACTTACAGCAGTTATGAAGATCAAGTTGAATCAAAACTCTGGTTCCGTCGTGAGCGTAATCATCGAGGACAGAATCCTTCCCAGCCTGAAGACCTTAGTACAGACTCCCAGTATACAGGTCGTGTTCAtgtagaaacagagagaggacgctccactctgagaatctctgacctgagagagagagactcagctGAGTATCACTTCAAATTCATAACACCAAGCTTTGAATGGAGGAGTAGTTTACCTGGAACAACTCTGACTGTCACAG CTCTGCAGGTGCAGGTGATCAGAGTCTATCAGTCTCAGAccaaggcagagctgaagtgtcACAGCAGCTGCAGTCCAGCTGGTCGTCTCTCCTACGTCTGGTTCAAGAACAGAGAACACATTACCTGGGTGGAGACATCTACTTATACAACCTGGTTTAATCCCACAGACGTCTTCTCCTGTGCGTTGAAAGGACATGAGAAGTTCCCCTCTCCTTCAGTGT ATGGTCCAAAgcttccctctgtgtcagtgagtccctctggtgagatagtggagggcagttcagtgactctgacctgtagcagtgatgctaaCCCAGCAGCTAACTACACCTGGTACAAGGAGAATGAAGACTCACCAAAAGCATCAGGACAGATCTTCACCATCACTGACTTCAGAGCTGAACACAGTGGGAATTATTACTGTGAAGCCCAGAACAGAAGAGGACGTCAGAACTCCACCTTACATCTGATTGTTGTAGCAG ATACATCAACAATAACACTGATAACAAACAGCATCAGGTTGACtctggtgggggtggggggactGATtcctctgcttcttttttgtcgGTGGATGAG GAAGAAGAAAGCTCTGAGCTCCACCACTGAACCAGATGAACCCAAAGAGACTGtggag AAACCACAGACGTGTCTTTACCGTCACACATTTTCCAACCCCATTTCTTGCAGAAGTCCTTTTTAA